The following are encoded in a window of uncultured Sphaerochaeta sp. genomic DNA:
- a CDS encoding TetR/AcrR family transcriptional regulator translates to MPKKIDHEERKEKILQTALKVFAREGYRDSNLSLIATECGISRPTIYQYFKDKEEIYYYAVKLVTGRMFNKYAAYAWSTNQDLVSRITTICLDIMQTASEHEGELTSLVDVMLQMKKEGRDFNEIILRRTAKLTILFKRLLRMGVKTGDIVDCDVNKVADHLLMLLESSCFQVAFLDTFDMRLSKQLISTYLDFYRA, encoded by the coding sequence ATGCCGAAAAAGATCGATCATGAAGAGAGAAAGGAGAAAATTCTACAAACTGCACTGAAAGTCTTTGCAAGAGAAGGCTATCGTGATTCCAACCTCTCTCTGATAGCCACAGAGTGTGGCATTTCCCGTCCTACCATCTATCAATATTTCAAGGACAAGGAAGAGATCTACTACTATGCGGTGAAGTTGGTAACAGGAAGAATGTTCAACAAGTATGCTGCCTATGCCTGGTCGACCAATCAGGACTTGGTAAGCAGGATTACCACCATCTGCCTGGATATCATGCAGACAGCAAGTGAGCATGAAGGCGAGTTGACCAGTCTGGTAGATGTCATGTTGCAGATGAAGAAGGAAGGCCGGGATTTCAATGAGATCATCCTCAGGCGAACGGCCAAGCTCACCATCCTCTTCAAACGTCTCCTTCGTATGGGAGTGAAGACGGGCGATATTGTTGATTGTGATGTGAACAAGGTTGCAGATCATCTTCTTATGTTGCTTGAATCATCCTGCTTCCAGGTTGCATTCCTTGATACCTTCGATATGCGGCTTTCCAAGCAGCTGATCAGCACCTATCTGGATTTCTACAGGGCCTAG
- a CDS encoding nucleotidyltransferase family protein, whose product MQNLILAAGLGIRSKGKKLLLPYKGTTIVAHAVQQSLMAGLRTVVVTGFKADQVKQAVAHLACPQLQIVHNEHYRKGQGSSTICGASYLGHDSPFFISLADMPLIESRHYLYLIEQTSAPVSRPSYKGRLGHPVLLEASFLAIIRSQKSSFTMRGLLQAYPVQAIEVADEAYVTDIDTLDAYQHLVESSQSSGQPPLPPLG is encoded by the coding sequence ATGCAGAATCTTATTCTGGCCGCAGGCCTCGGGATACGAAGCAAAGGGAAAAAACTTCTGTTGCCCTACAAGGGTACCACCATTGTTGCACATGCAGTACAGCAGTCGCTGATGGCAGGGCTCAGAACTGTAGTGGTCACAGGATTCAAGGCAGATCAAGTAAAACAGGCCGTTGCGCATCTTGCCTGCCCCCAGCTACAGATTGTTCACAATGAACATTACCGTAAAGGACAAGGAAGCTCCACAATATGTGGAGCCTCTTACCTTGGTCATGATTCGCCGTTTTTTATCTCACTTGCCGATATGCCCCTTATCGAGAGTAGACACTACCTCTATCTGATTGAACAGACTTCCGCTCCTGTCTCCAGACCCTCATACAAAGGAAGACTCGGTCATCCGGTTTTGCTGGAGGCAAGCTTTCTTGCAATTATCAGGTCACAAAAAAGCTCTTTTACCATGCGTGGGCTGCTACAGGCCTATCCTGTCCAAGCAATCGAGGTTGCCGATGAGGCGTATGTCACCGACATCGACACACTCGATGCATACCAACATCTGGTTGAATCTAGTCAATCTTCCGGGCAACCACCTCTTCCCCCTCTAGGGTAA
- a CDS encoding DUF554 domain-containing protein, translating to MIATYFNALMVVLGSFIGLFLKHRLKASYQEVVFTSSGLITLVIGFSMAMQTGSYLILLFSVVIGGFIGYALKIEDGVMSFGSWMERRLSRGQGSAESARNFALGFLNASLLFCSGAMTVVGAIQAGTVGDYQLILLKSIMDGCMAIIFSAAYGIGVMASALFILLYQGFFTLAGGWIAPILGDAGINELASVGGVLLMMIGFGLLDIRKTKTGNFLPAMVIAPLLTLLAPTFKSLFSGFGL from the coding sequence ATGATTGCCACCTACTTTAATGCCTTGATGGTTGTTCTTGGCTCCTTTATTGGATTATTTCTGAAACACCGGCTGAAAGCCTCCTATCAGGAGGTTGTTTTCACCTCCTCAGGACTGATTACCTTGGTCATTGGGTTTTCCATGGCAATGCAGACAGGCTCCTATTTGATCTTGCTCTTCTCTGTAGTCATTGGTGGCTTCATAGGATATGCCCTCAAGATTGAGGACGGTGTGATGTCCTTTGGGTCATGGATGGAAAGGAGGCTCAGCAGAGGTCAGGGTAGCGCAGAGAGCGCACGCAACTTTGCCCTGGGATTCCTTAACGCCTCACTGCTGTTTTGCAGTGGTGCCATGACTGTGGTAGGGGCCATTCAAGCAGGAACTGTCGGAGACTATCAGTTGATTCTGTTAAAGTCCATCATGGATGGATGTATGGCAATCATATTCAGTGCTGCCTATGGTATAGGTGTCATGGCAAGTGCACTCTTCATTCTTCTGTATCAAGGCTTTTTTACGTTGGCAGGGGGGTGGATAGCCCCAATACTTGGGGATGCAGGCATCAATGAGCTGGCATCAGTTGGTGGTGTATTGTTGATGATGATTGGTTTTGGTCTGCTGGATATCAGAAAAACCAAGACTGGGAATTTTCTGCCTGCGATGGTTATTGCACCTTTGCTGACACTCCTTGCCCCAACGTTCAAGAGTCTTTTTTCAGGGTTTGGTTTGTAG
- a CDS encoding helix-turn-helix transcriptional regulator produces the protein MDTFWDRVTLLLNSPTVVELSTMLDVKRSTLSSWIHTDRRPPLRVAMKITELTGVSLEWLENGNNWESMDREEAAENIAQYKKLIIAQIEELDQQQLEVIQSILYYFKNHTPTNQTLKKDS, from the coding sequence ATGGATACATTCTGGGACAGAGTCACTCTTCTTCTTAATTCACCAACGGTGGTGGAACTTTCCACCATGCTTGATGTCAAACGCAGCACCCTCTCAAGCTGGATCCATACTGACAGACGTCCCCCATTACGTGTCGCAATGAAAATTACGGAACTTACTGGGGTAAGTCTTGAATGGCTGGAGAATGGAAATAATTGGGAATCGATGGACAGAGAAGAAGCTGCCGAGAATATCGCCCAATACAAAAAACTCATCATAGCCCAGATAGAAGAACTTGACCAACAACAACTGGAAGTTATCCAATCAATTCTGTACTACTTCAAGAATCACACTCCTACAAACCAAACCCTGAAAAAAGACTCTTGA
- the clpB gene encoding ATP-dependent chaperone ClpB: MNIDKMTIKLRQAIGDADMLANEHGNAEITTEHLLLALINQKEGLLTPLFERLGVPPAMVSEKLGTLVNKLPKAYGGNVQRSLSAQLGNQLYAADKIASDFKDQYLSAEHFLLAVLEDASEASKALKALGVTKDALMQALQTIRGNQTIQSEDPESRYQALEKYCKDMTTLARQGKLDPVIGRDEEIRRVMQVLSRRTKNNPVLIGEPGVGKTAIVEGLALRIASEDVPESLKNKQILSLDLGALVAGAKFRGEFEERLKAVVKEVTASEGRIILFIDELHTIVGAGASEGSTDASNLIKPALARGELHAIGATTLDEYRKYIEPDKALERRFQPVFTKEPSVESTIAILRGLKERYEVHHGVRIKDEALVAAANLSNRYITNRFLPDKAIDLVDEAASQLKMEIESQPEELDQIERKILQLNIEKQALSRETDKASKERLGKLERELSELQGTRDAMHLQWGNERNSIAKLRETKAKLEQLKTEEQRAEREGDLAKAAQIKHGEIPELLKQIEGMTEQLASVQVEGKQMLREEVSEDDIARIVSNWTGVPVAKMKESELHKYLNLEQALSEQVIGQKQAIEAVSNAIRRNKAGIGDERKPLGTFLFAGPTGVGKTLLAKVLAQLLFDDEKALTRIDMSEYMEKFSVSRLIGAPPGYVGYDQGGQLTEVVRRRPYSVILFDEIEKAHPDVFNVLLQLLDDGRLTDGQGRVVDFTNTVIIMTSNLGSQQLLAAETHEDGARLVGEIIHQSFKPEFINRLDEIIIFERLGEAQIRKIVVLQLEQLRQRLEKRGFFLTWEDDVLSLLYKEGYDPVFGARPIRRAVQRLVENPLSVQLLSGDFGPGSKILLTLEGEEVVARKID, encoded by the coding sequence ATGAATATAGACAAAATGACAATCAAGCTGCGTCAAGCCATCGGCGATGCCGATATGCTGGCCAACGAACATGGCAACGCAGAAATTACTACAGAACATCTCTTGTTGGCTTTGATCAACCAGAAAGAGGGATTGCTTACCCCGCTCTTTGAGCGTCTGGGGGTTCCCCCTGCCATGGTGAGTGAAAAACTGGGGACACTGGTCAACAAACTTCCCAAGGCATATGGTGGGAATGTACAGCGTTCCTTGTCTGCCCAACTGGGGAATCAACTCTATGCCGCTGACAAGATTGCTTCTGACTTCAAAGATCAGTACCTGAGCGCAGAACATTTCCTGCTTGCTGTCCTGGAGGATGCTTCAGAGGCAAGCAAGGCACTCAAGGCCCTTGGTGTAACCAAGGATGCTCTTATGCAGGCATTGCAGACGATCAGAGGAAACCAGACAATTCAGAGCGAAGATCCAGAGAGTAGATACCAGGCACTGGAGAAGTACTGCAAGGACATGACCACCCTTGCCCGACAGGGAAAACTTGATCCCGTCATCGGACGAGATGAGGAGATTCGACGGGTAATGCAGGTGCTTTCCAGAAGAACCAAGAACAATCCCGTATTGATCGGAGAGCCCGGGGTAGGAAAGACTGCCATTGTAGAAGGGCTTGCCTTGCGTATTGCTTCGGAGGATGTCCCAGAGTCATTGAAGAACAAACAAATTCTGAGTTTGGACCTTGGTGCCTTGGTAGCAGGTGCAAAGTTCAGGGGAGAGTTTGAGGAACGGCTGAAGGCAGTGGTGAAGGAAGTAACGGCCAGTGAAGGCAGGATCATTCTGTTCATCGACGAGCTGCATACCATTGTTGGGGCAGGGGCAAGTGAAGGTTCGACCGATGCTTCAAACCTGATCAAGCCAGCACTTGCCAGGGGAGAGTTGCATGCCATTGGTGCGACTACCCTTGATGAATACCGAAAGTATATTGAACCTGACAAGGCATTGGAACGGCGATTCCAGCCGGTGTTCACCAAGGAGCCTTCGGTGGAGTCGACTATCGCCATTCTCAGGGGGCTGAAAGAACGGTACGAGGTTCATCATGGAGTACGGATCAAAGATGAGGCCCTTGTTGCAGCAGCCAATCTAAGCAATCGGTATATTACCAATCGCTTCCTTCCAGACAAGGCGATCGACTTGGTCGATGAGGCGGCCAGCCAGCTCAAGATGGAAATTGAAAGCCAGCCGGAAGAGTTGGACCAGATAGAGCGAAAGATCCTACAACTCAATATTGAGAAGCAGGCACTTTCCAGAGAGACCGACAAAGCCAGTAAAGAGCGATTGGGTAAACTCGAGCGTGAGTTGAGTGAATTGCAGGGAACGCGTGATGCCATGCATCTGCAGTGGGGCAATGAACGTAATTCCATTGCAAAACTCAGGGAGACAAAGGCAAAGCTTGAGCAGCTGAAAACGGAAGAGCAACGTGCGGAAAGAGAGGGCGATTTAGCCAAGGCTGCCCAGATCAAGCATGGAGAAATCCCTGAGTTGCTCAAACAAATCGAAGGTATGACCGAGCAACTTGCCTCTGTGCAAGTTGAAGGAAAGCAGATGCTCCGCGAGGAAGTCAGTGAGGATGACATTGCACGTATTGTCAGTAACTGGACAGGGGTTCCTGTGGCCAAGATGAAGGAAAGTGAGCTTCATAAGTATCTGAATCTTGAACAGGCTCTCTCAGAGCAAGTTATCGGGCAGAAGCAAGCAATTGAAGCAGTGAGCAATGCAATCCGCCGAAACAAGGCAGGAATTGGGGATGAGAGAAAACCCTTGGGAACCTTCCTGTTTGCCGGTCCTACCGGGGTTGGAAAGACCTTGCTTGCCAAGGTGCTGGCACAGCTCCTCTTTGATGATGAGAAAGCCTTGACCCGTATCGATATGAGCGAGTATATGGAGAAATTCTCTGTCAGTAGATTGATCGGAGCTCCTCCGGGGTATGTAGGGTATGACCAGGGAGGACAACTTACCGAGGTTGTACGCCGGCGTCCCTACTCAGTGATTCTTTTCGATGAGATTGAGAAGGCCCACCCTGATGTTTTCAACGTGTTGTTGCAATTGTTGGATGATGGCAGGTTGACCGATGGTCAGGGACGGGTGGTCGACTTCACCAATACCGTGATCATCATGACCAGCAACCTAGGGAGTCAGCAGTTGCTTGCCGCTGAGACGCATGAGGATGGTGCTCGACTCGTTGGTGAGATAATCCACCAGTCCTTCAAACCGGAGTTCATCAACCGTTTGGATGAGATTATTATTTTCGAACGGCTAGGAGAAGCACAGATCCGGAAGATCGTGGTTTTGCAGCTGGAACAGCTTCGTCAACGATTGGAGAAACGTGGTTTCTTCCTGACATGGGAGGATGATGTGCTCTCATTGCTCTATAAGGAAGGGTATGATCCAGTCTTTGGGGCTCGTCCAATCCGCCGTGCTGTTCAGCGACTTGTGGAGAACCCCTTGTCTGTACAACTGCTCTCTGGTGATTTCGGCCCTGGGTCGAAAATTTTGCTTACCCTAGAGGGGGAAGAGGTGGTTGCCCGGAAGATTGACTAG